From a single Hymenobacter sp. YIM 151500-1 genomic region:
- a CDS encoding O-methyltransferase — translation MYTPDEAQLYADRHTTPESPLLARLNRETHVQVLHARMVSGHAQGRLLSMLSHMVRPRRVLELGTFTGYSALCLAEGLASDGELHTVEQNPELEDRIRRYVREAGLDKRIHLHLGDARRIVPGLAETWDLVFIDADKINNDTYYELVLPQVRPGGFLLIDNVLWGGKVLDGYAVKPSDKDTLAVRAFNAKVQADARVENVLLPLRDGLLLVRKL, via the coding sequence ATGTACACTCCCGACGAAGCCCAGCTCTACGCCGACCGCCACACTACGCCCGAAAGCCCGCTGCTGGCCCGCCTCAACCGCGAAACCCACGTGCAGGTGCTGCACGCCCGTATGGTATCGGGGCATGCGCAAGGGCGGCTGCTGAGCATGCTCAGCCACATGGTGCGGCCGCGGCGGGTGCTGGAGCTGGGCACGTTCACGGGCTACTCGGCTCTGTGCCTGGCCGAAGGGCTGGCTTCGGATGGGGAACTGCATACAGTGGAGCAGAATCCCGAGCTGGAAGACCGAATCCGGCGCTACGTGCGCGAGGCGGGCTTGGATAAGCGTATCCATCTGCACCTGGGCGACGCCCGCCGCATCGTGCCGGGCTTGGCTGAAACCTGGGACCTGGTGTTTATCGACGCCGATAAAATCAACAACGACACCTACTACGAGCTGGTGTTGCCCCAGGTGCGGCCGGGCGGCTTCTTGCTCATCGACAACGTGCTGTGGGGCGGCAAGGTGCTGGATGGCTACGCGGTAAAACCTTCTGACAAAGACACCCTGGCCGTGCGCGCCTTCAACGCTAAAGTACAAGCCGACGCCCGAGTGGAAAACGTGCTGCTGCCCCTGCGCGACGGGCTGCTCTTGGTGCGCAAGCTATAG
- a CDS encoding YDG/SRA domain-containing protein: MRIFGHVSYYRPGDVLASRLELSRAGLHRPTRAGISGSAQEGADSIVLADQYEDDVFGEDEIIYAGHGGRDPKTGHQTTDQDLNDRNRALLRSQETGQPVRVLRKAADGYRYEGLYRVVGSSYEPGRSGFQVWLFRLVPVV; the protein is encoded by the coding sequence ATGCGCATCTTCGGGCACGTGAGCTACTACCGGCCGGGCGACGTGCTGGCGAGCCGGCTGGAGCTGAGCCGCGCGGGGCTACACCGGCCCACGCGGGCGGGCATCAGCGGCTCAGCTCAGGAGGGCGCCGACTCTATCGTGCTGGCCGATCAGTATGAGGATGACGTGTTCGGGGAAGACGAAATCATCTACGCCGGGCACGGCGGCCGCGACCCGAAAACCGGCCACCAAACCACCGACCAGGACCTGAACGACCGAAACCGCGCCCTGCTGCGCAGCCAGGAAACCGGCCAGCCCGTGCGGGTGCTGCGCAAGGCAGCGGACGGCTACCGCTACGAAGGCCTCTACCGCGTCGTAGGTTCCTCCTACGAGCCGGGCCGTTCGGGCTTTCAGGTGTGGCTGTTTCGGCTGGTGCCGGTGGTGTAG
- a CDS encoding M16 family metallopeptidase, which yields MSEYDLYELPNGIRVLHKTVPHTKIAHCGFLLDIGSRDEKPHQLGLAHFWEHMAFKGTEKRKSFHILNRLETVGGELNAYTTKEKICFYASLLSTHFERAFELLTDITFHSVFPEKEIEKERGVILEEMAMYHDAPEDAIVDDFDGVVFASHSLGHNILGTRESVSGFQQADFRQFLQDNVRTDRVIFSSVSNLPFKEVKRLADKFLAPLPPQLGARPRLAFGGYQRVEQLERKPITQAHCLIGGPAYALHDERRIPFFLLSNLLGGPGMNSRLNLAVREKYGLVYTIDATYSPYTDTGLFGIYFGTEKKQVNRTVSLVMKELKRLREQPLGTSQLHTVKEQLMGQLAMAEESNGGLMQLLAKSTLDLGRVESLNEIFDRVRRITSSELLDLANDLLREDHLSVLQYVPEG from the coding sequence ATGTCTGAATACGACCTGTACGAGCTGCCGAATGGCATCCGGGTTCTGCATAAAACGGTACCACACACCAAAATTGCCCACTGCGGCTTTCTGCTCGACATCGGCTCCCGCGACGAAAAGCCCCACCAGCTGGGCCTGGCGCACTTCTGGGAGCATATGGCCTTTAAGGGCACCGAAAAGCGCAAGAGCTTTCATATTCTCAACCGCCTCGAAACCGTGGGCGGGGAGCTGAACGCCTACACCACCAAGGAGAAAATCTGCTTCTACGCCTCCCTGCTCAGCACCCATTTTGAGCGGGCCTTTGAGCTGCTGACGGACATCACCTTTCACTCGGTTTTCCCGGAGAAAGAGATTGAGAAGGAGCGCGGGGTGATTCTGGAAGAAATGGCCATGTACCACGACGCCCCCGAAGATGCCATCGTGGACGACTTCGACGGGGTGGTGTTTGCCAGCCACTCCCTGGGCCACAACATTCTGGGCACCCGCGAGAGTGTGTCGGGCTTCCAGCAGGCCGATTTTCGGCAGTTCCTGCAAGACAACGTGCGCACCGACCGGGTGATTTTCAGCTCGGTAAGCAACCTGCCGTTTAAGGAAGTGAAGCGCCTGGCCGATAAGTTTCTGGCCCCGCTGCCGCCGCAGCTGGGGGCGCGGCCACGCCTGGCGTTTGGCGGCTACCAGCGTGTGGAGCAGCTGGAGCGTAAGCCCATTACCCAGGCTCACTGCCTCATTGGGGGCCCGGCCTACGCGTTGCACGACGAGCGGCGCATTCCGTTTTTTCTGCTGAGCAACCTGCTGGGCGGCCCCGGCATGAACTCCCGCCTCAACCTGGCCGTGCGCGAGAAATACGGCCTCGTGTACACCATCGACGCCACCTACTCGCCCTACACCGACACGGGCCTGTTCGGCATCTACTTCGGCACCGAGAAGAAACAGGTGAACCGCACGGTTTCTTTGGTAATGAAGGAGTTGAAGCGCCTGCGGGAGCAGCCCCTGGGCACCTCCCAGCTGCACACGGTGAAGGAGCAGCTCATGGGCCAGCTGGCCATGGCCGAGGAAAGCAACGGCGGCCTGATGCAGCTGCTGGCCAAAAGCACCCTGGACCTGGGCCGCGTCGAAAGCCTCAACGAAATCTTTGACCGGGTGCGCCGCATCACTTCCTCGGAGCTGCTGGACCTAGCCAACGACCTCCTCCGCGAAGACCACCTCAGCGTGCTACAATACGTGCCGGAAGGGTAG